Below is a genomic region from Medicago truncatula cultivar Jemalong A17 chromosome 3, MtrunA17r5.0-ANR, whole genome shotgun sequence.
AGGGTTTACGCaaaaagaaggcattgattattttgatacaTATGCACCTGTTGCAAGAATTGCATCAATCAGAATGCCAATTGCACTGGCATCCATCCATAAGTTTGTAATccatcaaatggatgttaaaaCTGCTTTCCTAAATGGAGAGTTGGATGAAGAGGTATATATGAAACAACCGGAAGGGTTTGTGATCAAAGGTCAAGAAGATAAAGTGTGTAAATTAACTAAGTCTTTATATGGGTTGAAACAAGCACCCAAACAATGGCACCAAAAGTTTGACCAAGTTGTGTTAGCCAACGGATATATCATAAATGAATTTGACAAGTGTATTTACAGTAAATTCCAAAATGGAAAAGGTGTCATGATTTGCTTATATGTAGATGACATGTTGATCTTTGGTACAAGTATAAATGAGGTTGAAGAAACTAAAGCTTTCTTATCcaacaattttgatatgaaagatTTAGGAGAAACTGATGTGATTTTAGGAATTAAAATCATAAGAGATGGTAACCATATTGGTTTATCCCAATCTCATTACATAGAAAAGGTGCTTCAGAAATTCAATCATTTAGATTGTAAACCGATCTCTACCCCATTTGACCAAACTGTCAGTTTGCAACCAAACAAAGGTTGTCCTGTGGCACAACTTGAATATTCTAAAGTAATCGGATGCTTGATGTATGCTATGACTTGTACTAGACCTGACATAGCATATGTTGTTGGAAGGTTAAGTCGGTATACTAACAATCCAAGTAAAGAACACTGGCACGCTGTGAAAAGAGTATTAAAATACTTAAAGGGAACAATGAATTATTGTTTAACATATAGTGGAGACCCTTCTGTTTTGGAAGGATACACAGATACTAGTTGGGTAACGTATGTTGAAGATCATGCTTCCACAAGTGGATGGATCTTCAACCTTGGTGGAGGTGCAGTTTCTTGGGgttcaaagaaacaaacatgCATTGCCGACTACACCATGGCTGCAGAATTTATTGCATTGGCTGCAGGGAGTAAAGAGGTAGAATGGCTAAGAAATTTATTGTATGACATACCAGTTTGGCAAAAGCCAATGGCGCCAGTATCCatacattgtgatagtcaaTCCACACTATCAAAAGCTTATAGCCAAGTTTATAATGGGAAATCAAGGCATATTGGTTTAAGACATAGCTATGTAAGAGACTTGATTTCTAATGGAATAATTTCCATCATGTTCGTAAGAACAGAGAAGAATCTTGCAGATCCTTTGACGAAAGGTCTGACAAAGGATATGGTGTTGAAGACATCATTGGGGATGGGACTCAAGCCCATATCTAATTGATTACCAATAGTGGAAACTCAACCCACACTTGAGTAGCATCAAGTCTTGGGTTCAATGGTGAAAGTACACTATTAGAGTAATTGTAGTACTTGACAATAGATACATCCCAAAGGTAAAAGTACTTGGaccataagaagaaaaaaggtagGATGAGGTTTTCCTCTTAATGGACATATAGCATATATTTGCTGGAATGCATACTTATGGGGCATTCCCGATATAATCTACCTATGTGAGAATGAAGTTTGGCCGCTTCACGGAGTTCAAGGGCTTGACTCTTAAATTCTCATGAAAAGGGATATATGACACAAGGCCTTCTTAATGTGTCATCTTACAAGTCTCTTTATCAATGGTACCGAGATTCTATGTGTAAGCTATGCACACTTGTTCTAATGGATAGTTGGTTCAAAGCTTGCCTACCATACTATTTGGGAATGAGCGAAAACTTAACTTACTAAGTAATGGTTCAAATCGCGAGATACCATTATCTGAAGGCATGGAATTTCcggatttatgtgatttagtattttgaaaatggtgggggattgttggtgatttccaaaataatggaatcactttagaaccaaaagttgtaactcttcatgggaaccattcatatacattggaacattattatttattattaataatgaacCATGACATTGATTCAAGTATATATGGTTATAACCTTTGGCAAAAGGGTGCTTAATGAATCATGGCATTGATTCAAGTTAAAAAGGTGCTTTCTTTCATGTGAAGAGTCAcatataatgcactataaatgcTTGACATTTGGGCATTAGTTGAAAATACAAAAACCACACAACTACACACAATTTGGACagaattttgttacattaacaacataattcttcaccattctattattctaaatcatccatcaattctctaatgcatgagtgaattgctggaaccataaatctgtaaaatactgttaggagatacgcttggtgtggttgtgcaatacacgtcaaggaactcatagtatcctgaaggggattcgccggtcattcctattgcatccaatatacatttattggtgggggcgaatcgaacctaaaggttagtgtggcaaccccatacgctttgagttttacatgcatgatcattaaacatttcaggtttcaagtgcagcagcctcttcccaacaaacaaaatatataacacTTATCCACCAAGGTAGTCGATGATTTGCTACCAACACTCAAAAGGTTGCGTGTGTTATCGCTGTCAAAGTATACAAATATCACCAAGCTACCTGATTCAATTGGCAATTTGGTGCAGTTGCGGTATCTAGATCTCTCTTTCACTGAAATCAAAAGCTTGCCTGATACATCATGTAACCTTTATAATTTGCAGACTTTGATTTTATCAAGCTGTAGGAATCTCACTGAATTACCAGTACATATGGgaaatttaatcaatttatgTCACCTTGATATAAGTTCAAAAAATATGCAGGAGTTTCCCTTGGAAATTGATGGGCTAGAAAACCTCCAAACTTTGACAGTTTTTGCAGTGGGTAAGCATCAAGTAGGGTTAAGTATCAAAGAACTTGAGAAATTCCCACACTTACAGGGAAAACTTACTATCAAGAACCTTCATAATGTCGTTGATGCCACGGATGCAAAAGATGCCAACCTGGAAGACAAAGAGCAAATTGAGGAGTTAGAGCTGTTGTGGGGAAAACAAAGTGAAGACTCGCGAAAAGTGAAAGTTGTTCTAGATATGTTGCAACCACCAATAAGTCTGAAGAGGCTTCGTATTGGCTTGTATGGCGGGACAAGTTTTCCAAATTGGGTAGGAAACTCTTTGTTCTATAACATGGTGTCTCTTCGCATCGATAATTCTGAATATTGCATGACACTTCCACCGCTAGGGCAGCTACCTTCTCTAAAGGAcctaaaaatatatgatatgaaGATATCGGAGAGAATTGGCTCAGAGTTCTATTGTGTCCAAGAAGGAGAAGGTTCAAATTCTTCCTTCCAACCATTTCCGTCCCTTGAGTGTATAAGATTTCAAATCATGCCAAATTGGAATGAATGGCTCCCTTTTGAAGGAAACAGCTTTGCTTTTCCATGTCTTAAAACTCTTGAGTTATATAATTGTCCAGAACTTAGGCGACATTTTCCCAGCCACCTATCTTCCATAGAAGAAATTCAAATAGAAGGTTATGCTCGTCTATTGGAAACACCACATACTTGCATTGGctatcatcaataaaaaaaataaaaatcaaagaagatTTAGATTCTGAAGGGTATTCTGAAAGAACTCAATCGTCGTTGCTTGTGAGAGACTCTCAAAGTCTGCTGCAAACTGTAGATACTGAAAATTGTAATATGTTCTTATTTGTTCCTAAAATGATTATGAGAAGCACTTGTCTTCTACACTTGGAGCTCTATGGTCTTCCCCTCACTACATTTCCAAAGAATGGTCTACCCACTTCATTGTAGACTTGCAGTCACTTTGTATTGATAATTGTGAGAAGTTAGCATTCATGCCTCCTGAAACGTGGAGCAGATATACATCGCTTGTGAGTCTTATTTTATGGAGTAGCTGTGATGCACTTACATCCTTCCAACTTGATGGTTTCCCTGCACTCCGAATACTTTACATTTGTTTTTGTAGGAGTATGGATTCAGTTTTTATTTCAGAAAGTCCATCACATCAATCGTTAAGCCTCCaatcacttaaaatcaaatcacaTGATTCAATTGGACTGCTTAAAGTCAAGCTTCGGATGGACACGCTCACTGCTCTTGAACAATAGACTCTAGATTGTCCAGAGTTGTTATTTGTGAAGGAGTTTGTCTACCTCCCAAATTACAATCAATTGTGATCTCTTTCCGAAGAGCAACGCCGCCTGTAATGGAATGGGATCTCCAAGGCCTGACCGCTCTTTCAAGATTGAGAATTGGAAGCGATGATGGTATATTTAACGTTTTCGTGACAGAGTATCTTTCACAGTTGAGAATACAAATGGGAGATAATATAGTTAACACCTTGATGAATCGGTATATCTCAAGATTGACAGTTGGAACGGTTGATGATATAGTTAACACCGTGCTGAACGAGTCATTGCTTCCCATCTCCCTTGTGTCTCTATCTATTGGTCATCTCTCTGAAATAAAGTCACTTGAAGGAAATGGACTTCGACACCTCTCCTCTCTCAAAAATCTTAACTTTCTTAATTGCTCGGAGCTTGAGTCATTTCCAGAAAATTGCCTCCCTTCCTCGCTGAAATCACTTCAATTTTTGAGTTGTGTAAGACTTGAGTTGTTACCAGAAGACAGCCTCCCTTCCTCTCTTAAACTACTCACTATCAAGTTTTGCCCATTGTTAGAAGAAAGGTATAAAAGGAATGAACATCGGTCCAAAATTTCTCACAtccctgtcataataataaacAAGCAAGTCACAATATGAGGTCAAGTTGTGTTTCCGTTTCAGGTACGTTTTTCTTTTACCTCTCTACTcctaaataatttttctacatGTCCATTTGTGTTCACAATCTAGACATATCTAAAGATTTTGCATATCATTCTCAACACAAAGCCAGTAATCAATTTCTGCTACATATGTTTTCGGTGTCCAAACTCGTAACATATTCtttatctttgttaaaaaaaaaaaaactaagtaacgATTGAACGTGAATAAAATCTTGTGCGCAATTGTTGAATAAAGTTCAATCAATATTTTAGTTATACTTTGAATAATATATCTGGGAAATTTAAGTGAGGTACTTACTTTTTGATAGAAATGGTTATCTTTTTTGAGACATGGTTATTCACTATCTGGGAATAACTCACTATGTATTTCTATGAAATGTTCTTGCTTGTGAATAAAACTTGAATGAATTGTTTCTGTAAACTGCAATATGAATGGAATTGTCTGAAGAACATATTTTTacagaaattaaaatttgacaatCAAGCTTCGGATCTAATCaaagaaaatatgtttatttggTTTTTGCAGGAGAAACCTAATAAGTGGAAAAATTCGACTCGGTCGATGAATTGAAGACAAAAGCCTAATAAATGCATGGTTGCTGTTGATTGCCACAAGATTGGATTTAATTAACCAATTTTCAGTTTGTATTTTCTGATCATTTGCATGCATCTTTGTATATTCTGTGTAAACTAGTTGAGCCAGTACAGTTTGTAATTTTCTTAATTCATAGATGTAAATGAATGTTCATATGATTCAGCAATCTTCTGTTTCATTGCTTTGTTAGTATGTGCAGCTTGAAGCATAATAGATAAATGGAACAAGTTGAAGTTGATAAATAAGAATCCATGTTATTCTTGGTTCTAAATAttggaaactttttttttaagttaaactaACCCACCAAAATTGACATCCGGGAGAATCAAATCTGAGACAACTCTAAAGTCTCAAGCGAACACCACCAAACGATCCCAAGTAGATCCTAAATATTGGAAACTTGTTTGTGTAACATAATGATTGGTGTTCCTGATGCATATCGCATAGACATACTATACTTTTTAACTTCTCTTTTATCctaaaagagaaaaatacaaAGGTGTCGTATATATGCGGAACACCTAACAAGGTAGGAACACCAAAAATCCATATATATGAGGAACCTTTACCCAAACACCCCAAAAACCAAATGGCCTATAACAGCACGACCAAAACCTTTCAACCGACAAGGTCACAACCGAAAAACCAGAACCCCAAACAGGCACAGAACGGAATCAACAAAAGCTCCCAATGGACAGACAGCGTGCTAGCAGAAACAAACCAGAAGAAGGGTAGAAACCTGCACAGCCGCAACCCACAACACTACTGCAAACAGGCGCAAAACAGCCATACTGCAGTAGCTGAAAGCAGCAACAGCAGCACCAAAAAATCTTCCAGTCACGCCATCTTCGCACACCACAGCCCAAAAACAGCATCTCAAAAATTACCTCAAGGCAAGCCTTCGGATTCCACTTCCATTCGTAAAGCATACAAACCGAATTTTGATCCGAGTCAACAACCAACACCAAGATAAAACTTTAATCTCTTCTATAACTTCCCCTACCTCCCAATTCaagttattgaaaaaaaaattatttctaactCTCCACATAACCCAAATAGTAGTATGCCAAACTCGCAAAGACCCTTCCGGATTTTCTTATTACGTTCCGTACCACTCCAAAACTCccaatgaatgaaaaaattagGCGGAGTTAAAAAAGAACAGCCGAACCACCTCATCACCTTggaaaccaaaaagaaaaggtaCCATTATTGTTCAAAGCACCTTCATTATATCTTgatttcaatacaatattttggGCAAATACCTCCAGGGGTAATTAAGTTTAACGTTTATGCTGGATtagtcttttaaattttttaagtttcaaattggTTCTTTAAGTCGTATAAGGTTCGCAACGTTATCCTTTTCCATCCAAATCTCTTAAACGATCCCAGAGATATTTggcccaatttttttaaaaactcggTATCCAGCCTAAGACCGACTAATTTGAGGGGTCCAATCCCACTGTCCACTTGTGTAGGTCCCATTTAAAGCTAGCGCAAAGCTTTGTATGGACTAGCCCGCTGAAATTGGGACCAAGGAGAATTGAACCTGAGACTTTGAGAGAAGCACACTCCAAGGtctcaagccaataccactagaTCAACCCAAGTGggataatttcaattttttttagattgagaAAAGAGAAATTACTATTAATAACTGTAGTACTGATTGTCATTTTACAACTGTGTCATTTGAGATTTGCTCTTACCACTGATTGATACATTATGGACATATCCTATATTTTGCTTTATGTTCCTATTCATAAATCTTAATcagaaaaacattttttctaTACAACATAAAACTTTAGACTATCTACAAGGGTATTTTGTTCCAATTTTGACAATGCAATACCATGAATCTGTCTGATCCTCTCTCTTGATAGTTTCAACAGCTTTCCTATCTCCTCAAAAGACAAAGGGGTCTCTCCATTGAGTCCAAAGTATAATCTTAcaatctcttcttctcttttgtCAAGTGTGTTAAGAAGCTTCACAACCCCTTGCTTCATTAGCTGCCTCTCAACCATCTTCTCTGGAATCATTTCGACTGGTCCTGGTATAATCTCCTGCATTATATCATAGTAAACATTATGACTAATAGCTCAGAGTTTGTAGTTTATAGTTAATCGCCTAAAATACGAATTAAATTGTCGAACCTTCAGTATTAAGTTGCTCTGATCGGTTATAGATCTGTCCAATGAAATTGGTTGTCTGCTCCTTTCAGAAACAAGTTTTACAGTTGAAACATTCACATTGAGAACCTCAGCAATTTCATTATATGTCGGCTTCCGCCTTAGTCTTCGTCTTAAGACATTGTTAGCCTCTGCGATTTTTGCAACCATTCCATACTTTTCTCCCTATAAATAACAAACTAACCAAACATTCATAATAAACAGTCTACTTCTTAAATCTTGTAGTAGACTACCATATAGAAATATTGCATAATAAGCTAGTGTATCAATCAAAACACTTTCAATAATAGTAAATCCAAAGAGAGTATGAAAATAGTGGTAAGTAAGAAACTGTTTACTTtctaataaaattttcatttgctTCCCCCcgccccaaaaaaaaaagttttaaaaaagtgTCTCACCGGTAATCTGATTAATCTAGACTTCTTCGCCAAAGCTTTAATGATTCCTTGTTTGATCCACCAGTAAACATATGTAGACAACTTACATCCTCTATTTGGATCAAATTTCTCTGCTCCATGAAGAAGTCCAATGGTTCCTTCCTggttaaatgaattaaaatgcCTAATGAGAAACTTTAACAAATATCAAAATACTGAAATGTGTTAGTATGCACCTGAATGAGATCTTGAATGCTTAAGCCTTTGCCTTGATAATGCGCTGCGATTGATGCAACTAAACCGCGATAATCGCGAGCTAATCTTTCTTTTGACTTTCTCGTATTAATCAACACTTTATCTACACTTGTATTCTCAAGAGTGAACCTTGAAATAGCAGAATTCCCTTCTTGTTCTGTCATTCTTTGCTTAGCAACTTCAATCTTTGCCCCCTCCTGTTGTTATTCAACACACAATGCATAATCGTGTTCGTTAAGAGAAATGGTATTTTGACATCCAAATTTGACATCAAACTTCGAAATCAATTTAAATGGTTAACGTAGTTCCATATATGTTAATTGTGTTCAATGAATAgttaatgaatataacaaggttcataatttatttatcatcCATGGAACACAATTAACCACGATTTTAAACATCAGTAACCACTTTTCATATCATTTGTAACAGTCACTAATTCAGTCCTTAAGATTACAATTCTAGGACACTCTTAAATCAGTCTCTGAAATTattagtattttaaaatacttattttgaataaatcaaAATAGTTTCTGAAATTGTCCTATTAATGTCTACAATGTTAGGGACTGAAATGATGGTTCAGTGTATTCTTAATTAACATTTTGAGCTTATCTTATCTCTTTTATAATATAAGATATAAGATAAGATCATACTTATTTACCACATATACCTTGAGACATAAACAAAGCTCAGCCTCATCTGTTGAACTCAAAAACCCTGATGTCACAGACCCTACAACCACCTTCTGCCTCAAAAAATTGTTCTGAATATTCTCTTCTTCTACCATACAACccaaattttttcttctttttctccttctcTTCCTCCTCATATCATCAATTCCTATTCCAGCAGCTGCAGCATTTCTAGCTGCATTCACAGCATCATTGGCTAATGCAACTGCTTCTGTTGCTGCCACAATGACTAATGCATCACCATAAACCAAATTTGTACCAAATTTTGAAGGTGTAATAGTAGGTAAATTTTGTTGAAGTGAATGGTGTGTCTTTAGAGATGGAAAAGTTGGAAGTGATGTAAGAGACATGGTAGGGAATTTTGAAGTGTGGTTTTTGTGGATGGATATCTAGCTATGgctttaaaataaaagagtaacaGGTTAATTTGGTGCTTATATTTTGGCCCCAAATTTATTTGGATATGTAGATATAATTTTTCCTTATTGAAAGAGTGAGAAATATCTTTTAGTGACACGTGTATTAGACAGAATAAAAGGTAAGATGATGACTCTTACATGTGTGGATATCAATgacacaataaaatttgatctTTTGATCTAAAAGGTTGTAACTCTTTGTCTATGATTTTAGTTGActgtgatttttggtttatgatcATTTACTCAAATATGTATAAACTTGCTAGGGATTCATCACCTAtagttgttttatatttttttaataaaaatgttagCAATAACTTGTTAGACTAATGTTTTTTTACCAACAACATGTTGGTTCAAGTGGTAAAGGATTAGTACTTTTTAAACTTGTTATTAAGTTTGAGTTTTTACTCTTGCGTATGGAAAATAGAAAATTTCAATTGGAACGGAAGAATTCATTTTGTATGCTCCACAAATTTTCTTAGTTAGCCTCTGTTAAACTTAATCTTTATAATTttgtgtatataataattaattacaaccaaattacttttaattataaataaatgaggaATTTATGCCataaaaatagataagaattttgtttttactattaaaatttaaaagaaaaaaaatggattcCCCATTCTCCCCGTAAACAAACTACCATAAGAATCTAACCCTTAAAAATCAATAaccaattttgtattttttaaattttaaaaaaaaaaaaaaaaaagtataatcacACATTCTCgtaaataaaatctattttagGAATCTCATTTGGGTTGGTCTGGTGGTATTTATTTGGGACTTTAAAGTGTGCTCCTCCAAGTCTCTGTAGTTAAGTCATACTCGTGTCTCTGTGGTCGCGTCACGATTGATTTTATTGAGCTAACCTTGGACAGATTGGGTTTCCCCATACTTTAGTGAATTGAGGCTGGCTTGATATGAAAGATTGTATGAATTTCTCTAAATGTTTGTGCGCTGTATAATTTGACAGGGTAAGGACActtgtaaaaaaatagaaatcttGTTATTTTTGTTCAACTACTTTGGTCCTTGTATAGGAGAAAATTTTAGAGTTGTTGTTGAAAAGGTTCCAACACATCAAATTAGTCTTTGAGAAGCTTGATCAGAGACGTCTATATATTGCTTAAATTGGATAATGTCATTGAGTAGTCATTCGAAATTCTTTTGCTTCTAATTGAATGATTCATTGCATTCTCTTTGCCCTtgaatttctttgtttgtttctacaCGTGGTCAGAAGAATACAAATTGTACTAGTCTTAGTCTGATAGTGACATTCCTTCAGAAGCCACCGTAAACTCGTTCATAGTCCTTAACCTTTGACGTCGCCTTCATATGCTTCATCCTTCAGAGTCTTCAATACTTCAGTCCTCAGATCCTTCTGAAACCTCTCTTCTGATTAGGATATTGAATTTCTggctgacttttttttttggatcttATTCCAAGTCTTATAAGCTTCTCTTTTGCTTCAGATGCTTCCTTATGTGTTTAGAGTCTTGATGTTTCATAACCAAAACTTGATTTAcgaattataatttaattatatggtcctgcacacttgaacacaCATCAATATATCCAATCGTTCTTCCATACCTTGTTTTCATCAAAACTTCAGGGCTTGTACAAAACGCATTTTGGTTCAACAAAAGTCACCATGACGACATTTTATGACCCAAACTTAATAACTGTTACACTATGTGCAtccattcttcaaaaatttCCCAGATAAATATCTACCCATCCTTCACAAATTctcatttcatctcacattttcGCCTTCTCTTTTATAATTTCTTCTACAATGTTCGACTGTTGGCTTTTCATACAAgatttcctttatttttgtcGAAGGATAATATGAATGGTTAAGGTTGCTCTGTCTGGGTGTAAGCTTGCTATGTGTGGGTGGAAGGTGCTCTATCAGAGTCTCTTTCTCTCACCTGATTTCACTTTACCCCTCCTCTCCTGCCTTCTTAGGAGTTAGAGAAAACAAACCTTACCCTAGTCTTATTCCCCCTCCCATCTTCTTTCACTAGAGATTTAgctttaaatatttaataatttcttgCAATAAGCATTTTGCTAATGTAATTTGTTGTAATAACCATTTTGTTAATGTAATGTATTGatcaattaataaaatgaaaatttgtatTATGTATGCCTATTTacacatattttgttttttttacgtTTTCAATTATGTCATCTTAGTAATAGGTTACACTTTCGTcgtttatctttttttgttccgatttaattcttaattttataaaatgtcaacataccaaaacaaaagttatcattttttttataaaaaaaaagtaaaatagaaaactccaaaaaaaattcatcaaacttaTAAACAAACCAAGAAACTTAGATTTCAAtgaaaaaatctcaaaataaattacacgatattgtcattttataacataaaacaCTAAATCAggtaaaaaaaagataaaggatgaaagtgttacctaaaattaagttaagagacgaattgtgtaattttgtctaACTTTAATAATAGTAGTTCAAAGTGTTGATTGTTGGAGGTGGCGGGAGACGGTTGCTAGAATGGTGATTGACTTTAATATAATGGTAGTGGTTGGTAGTGGCCATAATGGCGATCAAAGTGATGGTCGATGGTGATTAGagatttttaaaacaaagaatTAAAAACTTAGTATAAGAATCAAAACACCATTAAAAATATCGTTGTTTGTTTGGAGACTATTTAACGATGAACTTTCTGCCAAAGACAACCTGATTCGTAGAGAAGTACATACATAATTTAGCAGCTCCTTTGTGTGTGACATACTGTAATTTAAATGAagcatacatataatttttttatcaagtatttTAGTGGCTAAAAATTCAATCTTATTAGTGAATAAATGATAAATCTGAAGTTCGAATTTCAACCTCTGTATATTATCCATGCTTTTCCCTTTAATTCAGCTATGCTAGTGAGGACTCCAAACATCTATTTCTAGTAACTTATGATCGGGTGATTGTTCTATTTCATGTGACAagatatatattgtttttttggtCGAGTAACCTAGTtgctaaaatttattttttaaaacgagCAAGTGGGGTTGTCtagggttcaaactccgacatTGTTCTTGCCAACCGGCACTTGGGTGTCATTGGCTTTTGGTGCCATTGGTAcctttgtgtctatctctctcttaacaactcattctctctcatctaaataatttattttaatcattcattcatcattctctctcatctaaaatgAACTTATGTCATCAATGATACCAAAAAACTATAGCACCCAAGTATGCCCGTTATCGTCAAGGAGAcgatatatattgttttttaagagtaaattacactcccctcccctcaaagatgcttgactTACATTcctctcccctcttatgttaaaatatacatttcc
It encodes:
- the LOC11409298 gene encoding RNA polymerase sigma factor sigD, chloroplastic, with protein sequence MSLTSLPTFPSLKTHHSLQQNLPTITPSKFGTNLVYGDALVIVAATEAVALANDAVNAARNAAAAGIGIDDMRRKRRRKRRKNLGCMVEEENIQNNFLRQKVVVGSVTSGFLSSTDEAELCLCLKEGAKIEVAKQRMTEQEGNSAISRFTLENTSVDKVLINTRKSKERLARDYRGLVASIAAHYQGKGLSIQDLIQEGTIGLLHGAEKFDPNRGCKLSTYVYWWIKQGIIKALAKKSRLIRLPGEKYGMVAKIAEANNVLRRRLRRKPTYNEIAEVLNVNVSTVKLVSERSRQPISLDRSITDQSNLILKEIIPGPVEMIPEKMVERQLMKQGVVKLLNTLDKREEEIVRLYFGLNGETPLSFEEIGKLLKLSRERIRQIHGIALSKLEQNTLVDSLKFYVV